GGCGTCCATCACCACAGTCGTCGACCGCGCTCCAATCTCGTCGAGCTTCTGATACAACAGCTCAACGGGGTAACCGTTGTTACGCAGGGACGAGGGTGTATTATCACAATCGACCGGAACGAAATAGCATTTTTTAGTGCCCGGGTCCGGCGCCCCGTGACCGCTGTAATATATGAACACATCGGTCCCGGCGGGATTCTGTATGATATTACGAAGACGTCCTGGGGCATCCATGCCGAAGATATCCCGCATTTCGGCAGAAGTCGCGTTCTCCAGCATGATTATATTGCCGTCCTCATACCCGAACACATCCGTCAGAAACCGCTTCATCAACCGGGCGTCGTTTACCGCGTAGTTAACATCCTTAGTCTCACCCCTGTAATCCGCATTCCCGATCACCACAGCAACGGCGCGCCGGTTCTTCACCTTTGTCACAGGCACATTCCATTCCATACCACTTTCGAACCGTGAAGGTGCAAAATCCATCTTCTGTGCTGAAACTCGTCCCTGGATATTCACTTCCCGGGCTCTCAGTTCCGTATTGACCGCCACACGCTCGTTGAGTTTCACCGGTTTGGGAAGGGCCGCCGTTTTTCCGAAACGCCCCTTCTTTTCGGTAATTTCCAGCGTTATCGGCAGGCTTGCGGGACCGTCGTACTTCTCCGGCACCGAAAAGGAAAACTCCACACGCCGCTCGGCACCGGGTTCCATGTCGCCCAGCGAAAATTCGGTACGCGACGTGGTCAGAAGACCGCCCCCTCCGACAAATTTAACCGAGACACCTTCCGCAAATCCCTGCCCGATGTTCTGGATCAGCACCGGCAGTGCGATCATTTCGCCCGGCTCGACACGCCCGTTGCCGTTACCGAACGAGGTATCGCCTTCCCTGTCCACCACGAGATTGTCTGCCACGACGAGTTCCGGAGGCACAAAGGCTCGGCAGGCGAGGTTCACTTTCATCGGCGCCGTTTTCGCCCCGTATCCCTCTGTGAGAGTGAAGGTGATACCCGCCGTGGTCAGTGGAAGCTCGTCGCTTGCCGACAACATGAACACCGCGCGCTTAGTCTCACCGGACTGAACCGTGCCGAAATCCGCAGTAGAGGGACGCACCATCAAACCTTTCGGAAGCTGCCCCTCATACGAAAGCTTCACATCATATGCCTTACCCGTGCCGCCGTTTTTCACTTCCACCGCCAGCTCGGCCTCCTGCCCGGCATCCATGAAGTTGTCCGGATCGAGAAATGTCACCGACATGGATAAATCCGGGGTCTGGTAGGAAAGATTCATTTTCTTCGCCTGACTTCGCCCCGTAGTATCGGCCGGAGCCGCTCCAGGTATGAGCAGGCACAGAGCCGCTATGACAAGAATTCGAGGTCTCATGTCGATCCTCCTTCTCTGGTATCTTTTCTCATATTTTCACGCCGTTGTGCTGGTTTCACACGCCTTCATTAAGTATCATATCTTCCCGTTGGCTCGAATGGTGAATCCGTTCACGGCCTGCGGACGACACGGAAACCTATGCTTTGGTGTTCTTCCGAAGGATTTGTTTCACTACGACATGCTGAAGTACAAGCTCCAGCAGAGTTACAATAGCATCCGCCACGTAATATCTTGTTACCGGAACCAGTAGAGGGTCCGGTGGGATCAATCTGGCTATCATAAGTATATGATCCATACCAATCGTTGCACCATTCACACACGTTCCCATGCATATCGAACAAACCCCATGAGTTCGGTGTCTTCCGGCCCACACTATGTGTATCCAGTCCACTGTTTCCATCATACCATCCAGCTCTGGAAAGATCACTTTCGTTATCACCTGTGTTGTATACTGTTGTCGTCCCCGCACGGCACGCATATTCCCACTCGGCTTCTGTCGGTAATCTGAATCCATTCTTATTAAAATCACACAACCATGTACTTTCGTTGTAACACTTTTCAAGACCTGCCTGATCGCTTAATTTGTTACAAAAAGACATTGCAACATACCACCTCACACTATCAACAGGAAACGTGGATCCTTTCCAACTTGATGGTTTCCTACCCATAACCGTTTCAAACTGGCCTTGTGTCACTTCAGTAATACTCATCTCGAAACTTGAAAGAGTCACTGTATGGACTGGTTGCTCATTATACCAACCATTGCCGGATATATCACCCATCTGGAAAGTTCCACCATGAATGTATAACATTGAAATTCCTGAAATCACTGTTAAAACGCCACCGGTTTGTGTTTTCGTAAAAGACTCGTTTGAATACCCTGATAACCCATTTTTATTAAACGCTCGTACTTGAAAGGTGTATTGTGTATTAGCTTTCAGCCCGTTAACTGAATAGGATGTCGCATTAGCGTTCACTGTACCTATTTCGATAAAGTCTCCAGAATTCTCTTTTCTTTCTATGCGAAATCCTTTCTCATTTGTCGAATTGTCTGTCCATGTCAGCTCGATTTCCGAATATGAGATTGCTACAGCTTGAAGGTTACTCGGTGAATCTGGAATATCGGTTAGAGTTCGAGTAATTGACTCATTTGAATAAGTAGAGGTTCCAAGGGTATTAAATGAAAGCACCCGGAATGTATACTGCGTATCAGCTGTCAGTCCGGTCACGGAATAGGTTGTCACACCTGCACCCACTGTCCCAATTTCGACAAAGCTCCCTTCCTCCATCTGCTCGATAATGAATCCCTGTTCATTCGATGAATTATCTGTCCAGTTCAACTTGATTTCTGAATATGAAATTGTTACAGCTTGAAGGTTACTCGGCGCTGCAGGGGGTTGATATTGAGTTCTTGCCGAAGACTCATTAGAGTATTCAGAGTTACCATTGGTACTATATGCCCGCACCCGGAATGTGTATAGGGTATCTGATTTTAGTCCAGTCGCGGAATAAGTCGTCACATCAGTGCCTACTATCCCGATTTCGATATAACTCCATGAACCTTCTTTACGCTCGATACGGAATCCCTGCTCATTTTTTGAATTGTCCTTCCAAGTAAGCTTAATTTCTGAATAAGAAATTGTTTCCGTTTGAAGGTTACTCGGACCGGGTTGTGTATGCGCTGAAGACTCGTTGGAATACGCAGAGTTACCAGCGGAATTATAAGCTTGCACTCGAAATGTATACTGGGTATCAGATTTCAACCATGTATCAGAATAGGTTGTCACTCCAGCGTCTACTGACAAGTAGGTAAAGCTCCCTGTCCCCTCCTTCTTTCCGATTATGAATCCCTGCTCACTGGTTGAATTATCTTTCCACGTCAGTTTAATTTCTGAAAATGAAATTGTTTCCGCTTGAAGGTTGCTTGGTGCTGCAGGCGCTTGCTTCGGTGTCAGCGTAATGTAAACTGTATTCGTCTCTCCCTTTATTATAGTAATATCATATGCAGAACCTGTATACGTAAGATTTCCTGATCCATCGTAACAATGCATCTCGGCTCTAATGCCCGATCCCGCCTTTATTTTTACCGTACCCGACACCACACGGCCGCTGACACTCATATCAGAATATGCGATCTGTACGTTTTCAGAATTATAGAATGTAATATCCGCGCGGACTGTCGGGGCTATGGCAATTTTTGCCGCTCCCGTTTGAACAAAGGTGGCTTGTATCACCACAAAGCCTTCTTCGGAGTCGCTGGAAATCGGATTCTTACGCTCATTGCAAGACAGGCAAACAAGGAACATCAACAATATGAGAAAAATTCTTTGCATTGTTATAAATTTCCATTCCATACCGTTCGCGTAATCCCTTTCATTCCGGAAGAGTTACCCTTATCGATGCCGTCCCTGAATCGTCCTGCTGTCCCGATCTTCCCAACAAGATTGCAGCAACCCCACCGGCGGCTACAACCGCTCCGAGAACAATCCACTTCGTTTTCGATTTCTTCTTTTGGATTGTTGTCGAAGGCCTTGATAAGCTTTCACCACCTTCCGCCACAACCTGAACATACACATCGCCCTGCAGGCGTTTTATATCCTTATAAACCTGCCATACGATCCGTTTCCCGCGACCCGGCTCGATGTTCGGGCCAATGTCGCCGCTCACTGTCCGGGGTACGATCAGAAAGTTTTTATCGTCTTCGCGGAGCACCTCGAGACGAATCGTGCACGGCCCGTCAGCGCGGAGATCGTAGGTCACCACGACCTCATCGTTGCCGTTGACTGTATAGTCCACGTTCGTCACATCGGCCGCGAAAGCCATGCTCTGAATGCCCAGCAGAGCGGCGATGAACACGCTCAGTATTTTCTTCGCTTCTCTCAATATGGAGCCTTTATA
This region of bacterium genomic DNA includes:
- a CDS encoding SUMF1/EgtB/PvdO family nonheme iron enzyme, with the protein product MEWKFITMQRIFLILLMFLVCLSCNERKNPISSDSEEGFVVIQATFVQTGAAKIAIAPTVRADITFYNSENVQIAYSDMSVSGRVVSGTVKIKAGSGIRAEMHCYDGSGNLTYTGSAYDITIIKGETNTVYITLTPKQAPAAPSNLQAETISFSEIKLTWKDNSTSEQGFIIGKKEGTGSFTYLSVDAGVTTYSDTWLKSDTQYTFRVQAYNSAGNSAYSNESSAHTQPGPSNLQTETISYSEIKLTWKDNSKNEQGFRIERKEGSWSYIEIGIVGTDVTTYSATGLKSDTLYTFRVRAYSTNGNSEYSNESSARTQYQPPAAPSNLQAVTISYSEIKLNWTDNSSNEQGFIIEQMEEGSFVEIGTVGAGVTTYSVTGLTADTQYTFRVLSFNTLGTSTYSNESITRTLTDIPDSPSNLQAVAISYSEIELTWTDNSTNEKGFRIERKENSGDFIEIGTVNANATSYSVNGLKANTQYTFQVRAFNKNGLSGYSNESFTKTQTGGVLTVISGISMLYIHGGTFQMGDISGNGWYNEQPVHTVTLSSFEMSITEVTQGQFETVMGRKPSSWKGSTFPVDSVRWYVAMSFCNKLSDQAGLEKCYNESTWLCDFNKNGFRLPTEAEWEYACRAGTTTVYNTGDNESDLSRAGWYDGNSGLDTHSVGRKTPNSWGLFDMHGNVCEWCNDWYGSYTYDSQIDPTGPSTGSGNKILRGGCYCNSAGACTSACRSETNPSEEHQSIGFRVVRRP
- a CDS encoding caspase family protein yields the protein MRPRILVIAALCLLIPGAAPADTTGRSQAKKMNLSYQTPDLSMSVTFLDPDNFMDAGQEAELAVEVKNGGTGKAYDVKLSYEGQLPKGLMVRPSTADFGTVQSGETKRAVFMLSASDELPLTTAGITFTLTEGYGAKTAPMKVNLACRAFVPPELVVADNLVVDREGDTSFGNGNGRVEPGEMIALPVLIQNIGQGFAEGVSVKFVGGGGLLTTSRTEFSLGDMEPGAERRVEFSFSVPEKYDGPASLPITLEITEKKGRFGKTAALPKPVKLNERVAVNTELRAREVNIQGRVSAQKMDFAPSRFESGMEWNVPVTKVKNRRAVAVVIGNADYRGETKDVNYAVNDARLMKRFLTDVFGYEDGNIIMLENATSAEMRDIFGMDAPGRLRNIIQNPAGTDVFIYYSGHGAPDPGTKKCYFVPVDCDNTPSSLRNNGYPVELLYQKLDEIGARSTTVVMDACFSGVSEASPVVIDVVDPAQQLKNGAVFTSCAKEEISSWHAESQHGLFTYVFLRTVRDMVESGANTITAGDIYKVVSDKQEGVPFYARSLYNGRPQNPQFKGDRERILVKLK